GGCGCGGACATCCTCGCCGCGCTTGGTGTCGTGTGTCGTCAGAGCGGTCATCGCCTGCGGCCACAGCCGGGCCCGAGTGGCGGCGCTCTGATGGAATTCCGCCGCGCCGACACCGAAACGATGGGGTTCGCCGCCCACCTCGTTCAGCGACACCAGCCGAGCGTCGCGATAGAACAGGCAGTCCTCCACCGACTTGGCGGTCACCGCGCCGCACAGCTGCTGCAGCCGGGAGTCCACTTCGCCTCCGCCGGTGAACGCCGCGGTCAGTATCTGCAGCGGCTGCCGCAAATGCGGTGCGGCCGCTTCGGTTTGGGCTAACGCCGTGGGCAGCACGGCGGACAAATTCAGGTAATCGAAGCGGTAGACCTCGATGTGGCCGAGCAGCGCCGCCACCGCGTCGTCGAGTTGCGGGTGATCGCTGCCCGTGGCCGCCACGATCGCCCGATGCAAGCGGGCCAGCTCGCTACCCAAGGTGTCGGTGGCGACAGCCGCCTTGAGCTCGCGCAGCAGCGCTGGCATGGCGCTGTAATCGACGCCGGTCGACTCGTAGAGCGCGGTCAGCGCCTCGGCGCCGGCCGGGTCGATGAACACCCCACCGACCTCGCGCAGCGCGTCGTAGCCCGTGGTGCCCGCGACCGGCAGCGTCGGTTCGAGAGCCTCGTCCACGGCCAGGATCTTCTCGATCACGATCCACGCCTCGGGTCCGACCAATTCGCGTAACCAGGTCAAATACCCTGCCGGATCGGACAACCCGTCCGGGTGGTCGACCCGCACCCCGTCGACGAGTCCCTCATCGAACCACCGGCGCACCTCCACGTGGCTGGCGTCGAACACCGCCTGGTCTTCTTGACGCAATCCCGCCAGAGAGGTGATCGAGAAGAATCGTCGATAGCCGACCACGCCGCGGCGCCAGCCGACCAGCAGATAATGCTGACGGTCGTGAACGTCGGGACCGCTGCCGTTCCCGGTGCCCGGCGCGATCGGCAAGACTAGATCGCCGAGCCGCAACAGCTCGCCGTCGACCGTGAGATCGGCGACGTCGTCGTCAGAACCCAATATTGGCAGCACAATTCGGCCGTCGGCGAGGTCCCAGTCGATGTCGAAGTAGGACGCGTACGGCGACGACCGGCCGCTGCGCAACACGTCCCACCACCACGGGTTCTGCTCCGGGGAATCCACGCCGACGTGGTTGGGCACGATGTCTACGATCAGACCCAGACCGCGAGCCCGCGCTGCGGCCGACAACTTCGCCAACCCCTCGGGGCCGCCGAGTTCGGCCGACACCGTGGTCGGATCGGCGACGTCGTAGCCGTGTGCCGAGCCGGCGACCGGGGTGAGAATTGGCGACAGATACAGATGCGACACCCCGAGATCGTCGAAGTAGTCGAGGAGATTCTCGGCGTCGGCGAAGGTGAACGCGAAGCCGCTCGAGGCGCCCCGCAGCTGTAGCCGGTAAGTCGACAGTACTGGAAAGACCATGCGTCACTTCGTCTTGCGAAAGACGAGCAACGCGCGAGGGGGCAGCGACACCTCGTCGCCGTCATGGACGGTCAGGCTCACCGATCCGGTGGCGTCAGTGGTATCGAGCACAGCCGTCCACTCAGAGGCGTAGTCGTCGGAAGGAATCACGAAATCCACCTCGTGGTCGTGGGCGTTGAAGCACATCAGGAAAGAGTCGTCGACGACCCTTTCGCCGCGCGCATTGGGTTCGGGGATCGCCTCGCCGTTGAGAAAAACCGCGATGCTCTTGCCGAATTCGCCACCCCAGTCCTGGTGCTGCATTTCCTTGCCGGCCGGCGTCAGCCAAGCGATATCGCGAACCTCGTCGCCGCTGCGGATCGGCTCACCGTCGAAGAAGCGGCGGCGACGGAATACCGGATGCTTCTTGCGCAGCGCGGTGGCTCTGCGGGTGAACTCCAGCTGGTCACTGTTTTTGTCGACCAAAGACCAATCCATCCAGGCCAATTCGGAGTCTTGGCAATAGACGT
This genomic stretch from Mycobacterium paraterrae harbors:
- the treY gene encoding malto-oligosyltrehalose synthase yields the protein MVFPVLSTYRLQLRGASSGFAFTFADAENLLDYFDDLGVSHLYLSPILTPVAGSAHGYDVADPTTVSAELGGPEGLAKLSAAARARGLGLIVDIVPNHVGVDSPEQNPWWWDVLRSGRSSPYASYFDIDWDLADGRIVLPILGSDDDVADLTVDGELLRLGDLVLPIAPGTGNGSGPDVHDRQHYLLVGWRRGVVGYRRFFSITSLAGLRQEDQAVFDASHVEVRRWFDEGLVDGVRVDHPDGLSDPAGYLTWLRELVGPEAWIVIEKILAVDEALEPTLPVAGTTGYDALREVGGVFIDPAGAEALTALYESTGVDYSAMPALLRELKAAVATDTLGSELARLHRAIVAATGSDHPQLDDAVAALLGHIEVYRFDYLNLSAVLPTALAQTEAAAPHLRQPLQILTAAFTGGGEVDSRLQQLCGAVTAKSVEDCLFYRDARLVSLNEVGGEPHRFGVGAAEFHQSAATRARLWPQAMTALTTHDTKRGEDVRARIGVLSQVPSLWSEFVGRWEASTPSPDPATGLFLWQNIFGVWPAGGTVTEDLRERLHAYAEKAIREAAMHTTWNDPDTNFESAVHGWLDAVLDGPVARELTTLVGRLQPHAENDALGQKLLSLTAPGVPDTYQGTELWDDSLVDPDNRRAVDYATRREALKALRHSKIRVVKAALQMRRARPDTFLRGGYHPMPATGTGADHVVAFGRGDEVLVAVTRWTVQLEESGWGDTVITLPEGTWTSALTGATLHGTVPAAELFADLPVALLERADA